The DNA sequence GTGGCCAGCCCGTATATCAAAGCCAGCATGAAAAGCCCGAACAAAAAGACGGTTATGTATTTGGACAGGAGGATTTTCGATCTGCTGATTGGACGGATCAGCAGGAGCTTGATTGTTCCCCATGAAAATTCAGAGGCGACGATGCCTGCAGCTACTATGATGGTAAAGAGGCCTGCAAAGGATATCAATGCCTGGGCTTTCTCTACGAAAGACCATACCGAATATCCGGTTTGGGGAGGGATATCATTCTCAATCTGGTATTCCTTGATGGCAATTTGCCGTTTATAGAACATATCGAGATTGGCGTTGAAATTTTCTTCCATCTCAGTTTTGTCAGTCTGGATGCTTTGTTCCATAGTCTGTTTCCAGTCAGCCTGCGGCTCCTCTCCGCCATTCTTTACTTGGTCATATTTCTCAAATCCGGCATAGACCATTGTAAAGAGTATAACAAGCCCGACCATAACAAGCGTACCTGTTCTGCGGAAAATTTTTATCCATTCATTCTTGATTAAACTACCCATGCTTGACACCCCCACCCGTCACTTCAAGGAATCTGTCTTCCAATGTTTGCGAAGCCGCTCTCACCCCGTAGACCGCTATTCCGCGTTCAACAAGGCTTTGGACGATAACAGGCACTTCGTCTCTTGTGCAGCCCGCTGTAAAACCATCTGCTGTGCGGACAATGCCGAATTTGTCTTCTAAAAGAGACAATGCCTGGCTGAGATCGCCTGTTTCAAAAGCGTAAACCGACCCGGTCTGCACAAAATCATTTACCTGCTGCACTTCTGCCAGCCGGCCATCCTGGATGATGGCAATCCGGTCGCACATCATTTCCATTTCTGATAGCAAGTGGCTCGATACGATAACACTCATGCCTTTTTCCCTGGTGAGCATTTTCAGATGGTCCCTGATTTCCCTTATCCCGGCAGGATCCAGGCCGTTCGTCGGCTCATCCAGGATCAGGAGTTTCGGATCATGAAGCAGGCATTGCGCCAGTCCGAGCCGCTGCCGCATACCGAGCGAATAGGTGCGCACCTTGTCATGGATCCTATCCTGCAGACCGACCAGCCCAACTACTTCGTCAATCTTCTTTTTAGAGATATCTTTTTGCATCCGTGCATATTGCATAAGGTTCTGGTAGCCGGTCAGAAACTTGTACATTTCCGGGTTCTCCACAATTGCACCAATGTGGCTAACGGCACCGGCAAAGTCCTTGCGGATGCTTTACCCGCAGACAACCACGTCACCCTCTGTAATCCCGATCAGGCCGACAATCATCCTGATCGTCGTCGTTTTACCGGCGCCATTGGGGCCGAGAAAGCCGAATACCTCTCCTTCGTTTACAGAAAAACTGAGTCCTTTGATGATTTCTTTTCCTTTGATCACTTTTTTTACATTGTCCAGCTTCAAAATGGGATCCAAAACTGTGCCTCCTATCATTCTCGTTCTAACCATAATACGGAAGAGGCTGGAAAAAGGTTCATTTTTTTAGCAGTTTTTAATATTTCCTCTCTTTTTCACCATTTGGATTGTTTGATAGACTAAGCAAACTGGCTTTCCCAGACAGGCATTCAATGCTTGCTGGCTTAAAAGCTGCCCCAGTCTTTATATGACTATTTTAGGGAAACTGTTAATATATTCGTCAAATTAAGCTAATTGTATTGTTTCTTTTGACAAAAAATTATAATATTTTTAATATACATACAAAAATGCGGTGAAATAAATGGAAATAACCAGGCACTTGTTTTTCAATTTGGCGTTGATTATCATTCTTCTTTTTTTCTCATTGGTTTGGTCAGAGAGAAGGCAAAGAATCTCTTTTTCCCGCGTGTCGTCCCTTATATGGCTATCACTGATGCTTTGGATGAGCCTGCAGTTTTCTTTTAAATCCTCGTCCGACTTCCAATTTGACCTGAGGCTCATCCCGGTTTTGATCGGCGGCTTGTATGCCGGCCTTGGCCCTTGGCTCAGCGTGATTGCCATTGTCTTCCGCTCGTTCTTTGGACTTGGTACCGGTTTCTGGCTCAATGTTCTTTTGTATGTGCCGCTCGGATTTTTACTGTGGCGCATTTATCCTAGATTCAAAATACAGCCTCCCCCAAAAAGGATTGCCTTTTCGGTCCTCTTGACTGTTATTTTAAGTGTAGTGACAGTCATTGCTATGGAGATATGGTCTTCACCTGAAAGCAGGCTTGATGCCTGGGCCGCTCATCTGGCGGTCCCGACTGTCGGGGTCGCAATGATATCCTATATCATTGAATATGTCAGAAAGGATCTTGAGCTCAAGAAGAAACTGATAAAAACTGAAAAGCTGGAAGCTGTTGAGCAGATGGGTGCCGCGATTTCACATGAAATCCGCAACCCTTTGACAGCTGCGGCAGGCTTTGTACAGCTATTGATCGAGCACCCTCAGCCCCTTGAAAAAAGAAGGGAGTATCTGCATATCGTTAAAGGCGAGCTTGAATCAGCAGAAAGGGTTATAAAAGATTATTTAACTTTCACAAAACCTTCCCTCGACTATATAGAGGAAATTAACGTAAAAAAAGAAATCACGCAGGTAATCAACATTCTGACACCACTCGCTAATCAGAATTCTGTCAGGATTACAGCCAATTTTGCCATCCTTGGTTCCATTGAAGGAGACCGGCAGAAATTCCACCAGTCGATTCTCAATGTCCTGAAAAATGCCATTGAAGCGATGCCT is a window from the Bacillus infantis NRRL B-14911 genome containing:
- a CDS encoding sensor histidine kinase, with amino-acid sequence MLWMSLQFSFKSSSDFQFDLRLIPVLIGGLYAGLGPWLSVIAIVFRSFFGLGTGFWLNVLLYVPLGFLLWRIYPRFKIQPPPKRIAFSVLLTVILSVVTVIAMEIWSSPESRLDAWAAHLAVPTVGVAMISYIIEYVRKDLELKKKLIKTEKLEAVEQMGAAISHEIRNPLTAAAGFVQLLIEHPQPLEKRREYLHIVKGELESAERVIKDYLTFTKPSLDYIEEINVKKEITQVINILTPLANQNSVRITANFAILGSIEGDRQKFHQSILNVLKNAIEAMPKGGDLLVETNYTKSHISISVKDTGVGMTPEQLQKLGEPYYSTKGSKGTGLGMMVVFSIVKAMKGTIKVESKVGAGTTFYFSFPVFSPSAKNERF
- a CDS encoding ABC transporter permease, which gives rise to MGSLIKNEWIKIFRRTGTLVMVGLVILFTMVYAGFEKYDQVKNGGEEPQADWKQTMEQSIQTDKTEMEENFNANLDMFYKRQIAIKEYQIENDIPPQTGYSVWSFVEKAQALISFAGLFTIIVAAGIVASEFSWGTIKLLLIRPISRSKILLSKYITVFLFGLFMLALIYGLATLLGVILFGLPSEQIPHLAYSGGEVVERGIAGHLAVSYLLASIDVLLVATMAFMISAVFRNSSLAIGLSLFLLFTGGTATFILAGLFDWAKYILFANTDLTVYFDGVPPVEGMTLTFSVIVLLVYFTIFHALAFWLFNKRDVSA